In the Acanthopagrus latus isolate v.2019 chromosome 23, fAcaLat1.1, whole genome shotgun sequence genome, one interval contains:
- the LOC119014811 gene encoding serotonin N-acetyltransferase-like — MMSVVGAQPFIKPMQPAPSVSPGIQRRHTLPASEVRPLNTQDAISVFEIEREAFISVSGECPLHLDEVRHFLTLCPELSMGWFEEGRLVAFIIGSLWDQDRLTTDALTLHKPRGSTVHIHVLAVHRTFRQQGKGPILMWRYLQYLRCLPNVRRAVLMCEDFLIPFYRKSGFKVLGRCAITVASMTFTEMWYPISGHAYMRRNSEAIRFPQHPLTLPLTKTDEHV; from the exons ATGATGTCAGTGGTTGGCGCGCAGCCTTTCATCAAACCAATGCAGCCAGCACCTTCTGTTTCGCCTGGTAtccagaggagacacacactgCCCGCCAGCGAGGTCCGGCCGCTCAACACGCAGGATGCCATAAGCGTCTTTGAGATCGAGCGTGAAG ctTTTATCTCAGTGTCAGGTGAGTGTCCCCTCCACCTGGATGAGGTGCGTCACTTCCTCACGCTGTGTCCAGAGCTGTCCATGGGCTGGTTCGAGGAGGGCCGGCTGGTGGCTTTTATCATCGGCTCTCTGTGGGACCAGGACAGACTCACCACA GACGCGCTGACTCTCCACAAGCCCCGCGGCTCCACCGTCCACATCCACGTCCTCGCTGTCCACCGCACCTTCAGGCAGCAGGGCAAAGGTCCCATCCTGATGTGGCGCTACCTGCAGTACCTCCGCTGCCTGCCCAATGTGCGCCGAGCGGTGCTGATGTGCGAGGACTTCCTCATCCCCTTCTACCGCAAGTCCGGCTTCAAGGTGCTGGGCCGCTGCGCCATCACCGTGGCCAGCATGACCTTCACGGAGATGTGGTACCCCATCAGCGGCCACGCGTACATGAGGCGCAACAGTGAGGCGATCCGTTTCCCGCAGCATCCCCTGACCCTGCCGCTGACAAAGACCGACGAGCATGTATGA